Proteins encoded within one genomic window of Candidatus Omnitrophota bacterium:
- the rnpA gene encoding ribonuclease P protein component — protein MISDEKFGKDEHLLKTADFSKVYKRGVPHKSGGIILYCQPNALEKNRLGFSISSRNVKLATKRNRLRRFFKEIYRKNKKDLRSGFDMIIVVKRDFGSSLTFKEIKKHFLRLVKEAGLLT, from the coding sequence ATGATCTCCGACGAGAAATTCGGGAAAGATGAGCACCTTTTAAAGACCGCGGACTTCAGCAAGGTCTACAAGAGAGGCGTCCCGCACAAGTCCGGCGGGATAATTTTGTACTGCCAGCCTAACGCGCTGGAAAAGAACAGGCTGGGATTTTCCATAAGCTCCAGGAACGTAAAACTCGCCACCAAACGCAACCGGCTCCGGCGGTTTTTCAAGGAAATCTACAGGAAGAATAAGAAAGATCTGCGGAGCGGCTTCGACATGATCATCGTCGTCAAGAGGGACTTTGGCAGTTCCCTGACCTTTAAAGAGATAAAGAAGCATTTTTTAAGATTGGTAAAAGAGGCAGGCCTTTTGACATGA
- the dnaA gene encoding chromosomal replication initiator protein DnaA has product MADSGTSIWSIAQEIIKKELANDQTFNIWFSPIRFVSITQDAMVLGVPNKFFKTWLLERYMTLISSAVQKASGRDLNVDFVFTEAAVEEAVAAKADEPKKESKTFWPFARVNQGPAKEIGLNPKYTFDSFVVGASNRFAHAASMAVSDSPAKAYNPLFIYGGVGLGKTHLMHAIGQRSVQKNPRVKILYISSEEFTNQLIGAIQNRSTQKFREKYRSVDVLLIDDIQFIAGKESTQEEFFHTFNALYDAHKQIVVSSDRPPKEIQSLEERLISRFEWGLVTDIQAPDFETRIAILKKKSEKETIALPEDVFYFLGEKVKTNIRELEGALIRVVAYAKLVEKDVSVDLVKEVLKDMIAEGEKKVSIEMIQKKVSEYFDIKLSDMRAKNRSKAIAYPRQIAMYLARQLTDYSLPEIGEYFGGRDHTTVIHAYDKIENDLKSKEGFKSLVDRLVQNIKA; this is encoded by the coding sequence GTGGCGGATTCGGGAACGTCTATCTGGTCAATAGCGCAGGAGATAATAAAGAAGGAACTTGCAAACGACCAGACTTTCAATATATGGTTCAGCCCCATAAGATTCGTCTCTATTACTCAAGACGCGATGGTCCTGGGCGTTCCGAACAAGTTCTTTAAAACCTGGCTGCTGGAACGCTATATGACGCTGATATCGTCTGCCGTACAAAAGGCGTCCGGCAGGGACCTCAACGTCGATTTCGTATTCACTGAAGCGGCCGTCGAAGAGGCCGTTGCCGCGAAGGCTGACGAACCAAAAAAAGAATCGAAGACCTTCTGGCCGTTCGCCCGCGTGAACCAGGGCCCGGCGAAAGAGATAGGCCTGAACCCCAAGTATACTTTTGACAGTTTTGTAGTGGGCGCCTCTAACAGGTTCGCGCACGCGGCGTCTATGGCGGTATCGGATTCTCCGGCGAAGGCATACAACCCACTTTTCATATACGGCGGCGTCGGGTTGGGTAAGACGCATCTCATGCACGCGATCGGACAGCGTTCCGTCCAGAAAAATCCGCGGGTCAAGATACTCTACATATCGAGCGAGGAGTTCACGAACCAACTGATCGGCGCGATCCAAAACAGGTCCACGCAGAAATTCAGGGAGAAGTACAGGAGTGTGGACGTGCTTCTTATCGACGATATACAATTCATCGCGGGGAAGGAGTCCACGCAGGAAGAGTTCTTCCATACCTTTAACGCGCTTTACGACGCGCACAAACAGATCGTAGTGTCGAGCGACCGCCCTCCGAAAGAGATACAATCTCTCGAGGAGAGGCTCATCTCCCGGTTTGAGTGGGGTCTCGTGACCGATATCCAGGCGCCGGATTTTGAGACGAGGATAGCTATACTAAAAAAGAAATCGGAGAAAGAGACGATCGCGCTCCCCGAGGACGTCTTCTATTTTTTGGGGGAGAAGGTCAAGACCAACATAAGGGAGTTGGAGGGAGCGCTCATCAGGGTAGTCGCATACGCTAAACTGGTGGAGAAGGATGTCTCGGTCGATCTTGTAAAAGAGGTCCTGAAGGACATGATAGCGGAAGGCGAGAAGAAGGTCTCTATAGAGATGATACAGAAGAAGGTCAGTGAGTACTTTGATATTAAATTATCCGACATGCGGGCCAAGAACAGGTCCAAGGCCATCGCTTACCCCAGGCAGATAGCTATGTATCTCGCGCGGCAGCTTACCGACTATTCCCTGCCGGAGATCGGGGAATATTTCGGAGGCAGGGACCATACTACGGTAATACACGCTTATGATAAGATAGAGAATGACCTTAAATCAAAAGAGGGGTTTAAGTCTCTTGTAGACCGGCTCGTCCAGAACATTAAGGCTTGA
- the yidC gene encoding membrane protein insertase YidC gives MEKRLVIAIALSIVIILSFQSMVVKQKKARETVAPVGEIAAPVQTKAPEIAPYPVSKPSFEEKLLEASTDKYIMTFSNVGGSIKAIRLKEYKNLGTDKPLDLVDIENPEEYIFALSEPSSPGALDMSEYSVAREDGAVVYSKTAGDFKIIKKYILRNNKNGIELQVFIKNISSSRQPFRYKIVGGSGLTEEKAQDKAVIAATAKVNEKKVNYKRPRNDERITNSGAVNWIALHNKYFSLIVKPLGQAKDQFHYLNRDGLLVTGVETDISAIAPGATAENRYLLYAGPSNIPVLKEFGYELDETIDYGFFGGISKILITAMRLCYNIVRNWGVSIILLAILLNIVLFPLTVKSFKSMQKMQELQPQMEKLKAQYKGNPQKLNQEVMELYKKYGINPLSGCLPLLLQMPIFFALYQALMKSIELRNSSFLWIKDLSSPEAIPIPITLPIIGNTINILPLAMVAAMVFQQKMSTRSTGAGVTEEQKQQQKMMLIIMPIMFGFLFYNMPSGLVLYWIVSTVMTISEQALVLKKA, from the coding sequence ATGGAAAAGAGACTTGTCATTGCAATAGCGCTGTCGATAGTAATAATACTTTCTTTCCAATCTATGGTGGTGAAACAGAAGAAGGCGCGGGAAACTGTCGCGCCCGTCGGAGAAATAGCCGCGCCTGTACAAACAAAGGCGCCGGAGATCGCCCCCTACCCCGTTTCGAAACCCTCATTCGAGGAAAAATTGCTGGAAGCGTCGACCGATAAATATATCATGACGTTCAGCAATGTCGGCGGCTCGATAAAGGCAATTCGGCTGAAAGAATATAAGAACCTGGGGACCGACAAACCGCTCGACCTAGTGGATATAGAAAATCCGGAGGAGTATATCTTTGCTTTAAGCGAACCGTCAAGCCCCGGAGCTCTTGATATGTCGGAGTATTCGGTAGCGAGAGAAGACGGGGCTGTCGTGTATTCTAAAACGGCAGGCGACTTCAAGATAATAAAGAAGTATATTTTACGTAACAATAAGAATGGCATAGAGTTACAAGTTTTTATAAAGAACATTTCCAGCAGCCGGCAGCCGTTTCGCTACAAGATAGTGGGCGGATCCGGCCTTACCGAAGAGAAAGCACAAGATAAAGCCGTCATAGCCGCGACCGCAAAGGTCAATGAAAAGAAGGTAAATTATAAAAGGCCAAGGAACGATGAACGGATAACCAACTCAGGGGCTGTTAACTGGATAGCGCTTCATAATAAATACTTCTCTCTGATCGTGAAACCGCTTGGCCAGGCAAAAGACCAGTTCCATTATTTGAACAGGGACGGCCTGCTCGTTACCGGAGTCGAGACAGATATATCTGCCATTGCCCCCGGAGCTACGGCGGAGAACAGATATCTCCTCTACGCAGGGCCAAGCAATATACCGGTCCTGAAAGAGTTCGGCTATGAACTCGACGAGACTATCGACTACGGATTCTTCGGAGGAATAAGCAAGATATTGATAACCGCTATGAGACTATGTTACAATATAGTGCGGAATTGGGGTGTGTCGATAATATTGTTGGCGATATTGCTGAATATTGTCCTCTTCCCTTTGACGGTCAAGAGTTTCAAGTCTATGCAGAAGATGCAGGAACTCCAGCCGCAGATGGAAAAGCTGAAAGCGCAATATAAAGGGAACCCTCAGAAACTGAACCAGGAGGTAATGGAGCTCTATAAGAAATACGGCATCAATCCTCTTAGCGGCTGCCTTCCCCTATTGCTCCAGATGCCAATATTCTTTGCTCTGTATCAGGCTTTGATGAAATCGATAGAGCTTAGGAATTCTTCGTTCCTCTGGATAAAGGATCTCTCGTCCCCAGAGGCAATACCGATCCCTATAACATTGCCCATAATAGGCAATACTATTAACATCCTCCCTCTTGCCATGGTGGCGGCAATGGTCTTCCAGCAGAAGATGTCGACTAGATCTACGGGAGCCGGAGTGACCGAAGAGCAGAAACAGCAGCAGAAGATGATGCTGATCATCATGCCGATAATGTTCGGGTTCCTCTTCTACAATATGCCGTCAGGGTTGGTCCTATACTGGATAGTCAGCACTGTCATGACGATATCGGAACAAGCCCTGGTATTGAAAAAGGCATAG
- the gyrB gene encoding DNA topoisomerase (ATP-hydrolyzing) subunit B, protein MAKKKAIEKVQEQDTQEKDKAAAVKKYDATTITVLEGVDAVRKRPAMYIGDTTMRGLHHLVYEVVDNSIDECMAGFASNIDVVIHADNSVSVTDDGRGIPVDIHKTEGKPAVEVVLTKLHAGGKFDHRVYKVAGGLHGVGVSVVNALSEWLEIEVRRDGKIHHQEYEKGRTASKLKVIGTAKKTGTRVTFKADKEIFGDKIVYSFDTLANRLRELAFLNRDIRITLKDERVKEKEMEFKFSGGIVSFVEFLNKNKNVLHKKVIYFQKEKDKIIAEVAMQYNDGYGENIFTFANNINTIEGGTHLTGFKSALTRTINQYCKNKNLLKESDAAISGDDVREGLTVVISTKVPNPQFEGQTKTKLGNSEVEGIVESIVNEALGGFLEENPPIANKIIEKAVLAARAREAARKARELTRRKGALEGASLPGKLADCQESDPSLCELYFVEGDSAGGCFDGDTKVALADGRNLSFIELANEWKQGKKNYCYTITTAGTMSVEEIAHPRCTKRNAEVINVILDNDEKITCTPGHLFMTRDGFYTQAKDLAPGESLMPFTTKLSAIEGKVTIKGYPMVFDTKKNAWVFTHLLSDAYNMEHGVYCAYGREDKHHIDFNKMNNNPDNIIRMGRKYHMAHHRKHAKATLHTKEVIEKCNETKRSPEYRKKMSALMKQCSKMLSERAKKQWQDPVYKKYMLEKYMEFFYADKTFRKNILHIINEAQKKYWADPKNREKQSENTKRYFGGHPEHRKRHSDSSKKQWENTTLWLWRREKTKEQWTGEFRLKRKEAYNKTYFNHSMALAKKLVDENRAVSEYEEERKKLAPQNKNLLKFGTLLGRFFDNDVCRFWEAARNYNHKVKRVEWLTEQRDVYDIEVPNTHNFALSSGIFVHNSAKQGRDRRFQAILPLKGKILNVEKARLDKALSNEEIRTMITAIGTGIGEEFNIEKLRYGKIILMCDADVDGSHIRTLLLTFFYRQMQALIEKEHIYIAQPPLYKIKRGKREEYIQTEDDFNNMLLELGSEGMEVTRQKDKHQFTDKQLKAILDALVELENLSNAVERRGVSFSKYISFRHKKTKKLPLYMVKVEYEDHFLYNDDELAKYLGEDNGNGQKKKDKEGKGKSAQEEALEEKTRGVEHVEFYEAREIEKIVERIEKLGVDVEDYSDESEAEAAKRSSRKDVRKPKYVIKREKTREEFFNLKDILRFVMTVGKEGMSIQRYKGLGEMNPEQLWDTTMDPEKRTILKVMLEDAVEADAMFTVLMGEAVEPRREFIEKHAHEVKVLDI, encoded by the coding sequence ATGGCAAAGAAAAAGGCTATAGAAAAAGTTCAGGAACAAGATACGCAGGAAAAAGACAAAGCCGCGGCGGTAAAGAAGTATGACGCGACTACCATAACGGTCCTCGAAGGCGTCGACGCCGTAAGGAAGCGGCCGGCTATGTATATAGGCGACACGACCATGAGAGGCCTGCACCACCTCGTGTATGAGGTCGTCGACAATTCCATAGATGAATGTATGGCGGGCTTCGCGTCCAACATAGACGTGGTCATACATGCCGATAATTCGGTGTCGGTTACCGACGACGGACGCGGCATACCCGTCGACATACACAAGACCGAAGGCAAGCCGGCTGTCGAGGTAGTGCTCACGAAGCTGCATGCGGGCGGCAAGTTCGACCACAGGGTATATAAGGTGGCCGGGGGTTTGCACGGCGTCGGTGTAAGCGTCGTGAACGCGCTGTCTGAATGGCTCGAGATAGAGGTAAGGCGCGACGGCAAGATACACCACCAGGAATACGAGAAGGGCAGGACCGCATCGAAGCTGAAAGTTATAGGTACCGCGAAGAAGACGGGGACGCGCGTGACGTTCAAGGCCGACAAGGAGATATTCGGCGACAAGATAGTATACAGTTTCGACACGCTCGCCAACCGCTTAAGAGAGCTTGCCTTCCTTAACAGGGATATAAGGATCACCCTGAAGGACGAGAGGGTGAAAGAGAAGGAGATGGAGTTTAAGTTCTCCGGCGGCATAGTGTCATTCGTGGAATTTTTAAATAAGAATAAGAATGTGCTCCACAAGAAGGTCATATATTTCCAGAAAGAGAAAGATAAGATAATAGCGGAAGTGGCGATGCAGTATAACGACGGTTACGGCGAGAACATATTCACCTTCGCGAACAACATAAATACCATCGAGGGCGGCACCCACCTGACCGGGTTCAAATCCGCTTTAACGAGGACGATAAACCAGTATTGCAAAAATAAGAACCTCCTTAAGGAGTCGGACGCGGCCATATCAGGCGACGACGTGAGGGAAGGGCTGACCGTCGTCATCAGTACGAAAGTCCCCAACCCGCAGTTTGAAGGACAGACGAAGACGAAACTCGGCAACTCCGAGGTCGAAGGCATAGTTGAGTCGATAGTCAACGAGGCCCTCGGCGGATTCCTCGAAGAGAACCCGCCTATCGCGAACAAGATAATAGAGAAAGCTGTCCTGGCCGCGCGCGCGCGAGAGGCCGCAAGGAAGGCGCGCGAGCTCACCAGGCGGAAAGGCGCGCTGGAAGGCGCGTCGCTGCCCGGCAAGCTTGCCGATTGCCAGGAATCCGATCCTTCATTATGCGAGCTCTATTTTGTGGAAGGGGATAGCGCCGGAGGCTGTTTTGACGGAGACACAAAAGTTGCTCTGGCCGACGGAAGAAACCTGAGTTTTATAGAGCTTGCCAATGAATGGAAGCAAGGAAAAAAGAATTATTGTTACACGATTACAACTGCCGGCACGATGAGCGTAGAAGAAATAGCACACCCAAGGTGTACAAAAAGGAACGCCGAAGTTATAAATGTGATTTTGGATAACGATGAAAAAATAACCTGCACGCCAGGCCATCTTTTTATGACAAGAGACGGGTTCTATACCCAGGCAAAGGACCTTGCGCCAGGCGAATCTCTCATGCCGTTTACGACAAAACTATCTGCCATAGAAGGGAAGGTTACCATAAAAGGCTATCCTATGGTTTTTGATACGAAGAAAAACGCATGGGTATTTACCCATCTGCTATCGGATGCTTATAATATGGAGCACGGCGTTTATTGCGCATATGGAAGAGAGGATAAACATCATATTGATTTTAATAAGATGAATAATAATCCGGACAATATTATAAGAATGGGCAGAAAATACCATATGGCGCATCACAGGAAACACGCCAAGGCGACATTGCATACCAAAGAAGTCATAGAAAAATGCAATGAAACAAAGCGATCCCCAGAATACAGAAAGAAAATGTCGGCCCTTATGAAGCAATGCTCCAAGATGCTCAGCGAGAGAGCCAAAAAACAATGGCAAGATCCCGTGTATAAAAAATATATGCTGGAAAAATATATGGAGTTTTTCTACGCGGACAAGACTTTCAGAAAAAACATATTGCACATAATAAATGAGGCGCAAAAAAAATACTGGGCCGATCCCAAAAATAGAGAAAAGCAGTCCGAAAATACAAAAAGATATTTTGGGGGACATCCGGAGCATAGAAAAAGACATTCCGACAGTTCAAAAAAACAATGGGAGAATACCACCCTGTGGTTGTGGCGCAGGGAAAAAACGAAAGAACAATGGACGGGCGAGTTTAGGTTAAAAAGGAAAGAAGCTTATAATAAAACATATTTTAATCATAGTATGGCGTTGGCAAAAAAGCTTGTCGACGAGAACAGGGCTGTTTCTGAGTACGAAGAAGAGAGAAAAAAGTTGGCCCCGCAAAACAAAAACTTGCTGAAGTTCGGTACACTACTGGGAAGATTTTTTGATAATGACGTTTGCAGGTTTTGGGAAGCCGCCAGGAATTACAACCATAAAGTAAAGCGCGTCGAATGGCTTACCGAACAGAGGGACGTCTACGATATAGAGGTTCCAAACACCCATAATTTCGCGCTGTCGAGCGGCATTTTTGTCCACAACAGCGCGAAGCAAGGGCGCGACAGGCGGTTCCAGGCGATCCTGCCGTTAAAGGGCAAGATATTGAACGTCGAAAAAGCGAGGCTCGATAAGGCGTTGTCGAACGAAGAGATAAGGACGATGATAACCGCCATAGGCACCGGTATCGGAGAAGAGTTCAATATCGAAAAACTCCGTTACGGCAAGATAATACTTATGTGCGATGCCGATGTTGACGGTTCGCATATCAGGACGCTTCTCCTGACATTCTTTTACAGGCAGATGCAGGCGCTGATAGAGAAAGAGCATATTTATATTGCCCAGCCTCCTCTATACAAGATCAAGAGAGGCAAGAGAGAAGAGTATATACAGACTGAAGACGATTTCAATAATATGCTGCTTGAACTTGGTTCCGAAGGCATGGAAGTGACGCGCCAGAAAGATAAACACCAGTTTACGGATAAGCAGCTTAAGGCCATCTTGGATGCCCTGGTCGAGCTTGAAAACCTGTCGAACGCTGTAGAGAGACGTGGAGTGAGTTTCTCAAAATACATCAGTTTTAGGCATAAAAAGACCAAAAAACTACCACTTTATATGGTAAAAGTGGAGTACGAAGACCATTTTCTATATAATGACGATGAGTTGGCCAAGTATCTGGGCGAAGATAATGGCAATGGGCAAAAGAAGAAGGATAAAGAAGGAAAAGGGAAGTCTGCCCAGGAAGAAGCCCTGGAGGAAAAGACGCGGGGTGTGGAGCATGTTGAGTTCTATGAAGCCAGGGAGATCGAGAAGATAGTCGAGAGGATAGAGAAGCTCGGCGTTGACGTTGAAGATTACAGCGATGAGAGCGAAGCGGAGGCCGCTAAAAGGTCGTCCAGGAAGGACGTCAGGAAACCGAAATATGTGATAAAGAGGGAAAAGACCCGCGAAGAGTTCTTCAACCTGAAAGACATCCTGCGGTTCGTAATGACTGTGGGCAAAGAAGGCATGTCCATACAGCGTTACAAAGGTCTCGGAGAGATGAACCCCGAGCAGTTGTGGGATACGACCATGGATCCGGAAAAGCGCACGATCCTGAAGGTGATGCTCGAAGACGCCGTTGAAGCTGACGCCATGTTCACTGTTTTGATGGGTGAGGCCGTGGAGCCGCGCAGGGAATTTATAGAGAAGCACGCGCACGAAGTTAAGGTGCTGGATATTTAA
- a CDS encoding nucleoside-diphosphate kinase gives MVQQTLILIKPDGLKKSLTGNVLTRLSETKLDIVAAKIVKVTRELAEQHYASLKDKPFFEDLLKYLMGEYHKKKVMALVYWGEDAIAKVRQICGATNPEEADPVSIRGAYGRITTKGVYENVIHASANQEDAEREIKLWFQPDEIIADLYPAKNVKKTVERSTWA, from the coding sequence ATGGTACAGCAGACATTAATTTTAATAAAGCCCGATGGGCTTAAGAAGTCGTTGACGGGTAATGTGCTGACGCGCCTTTCCGAGACCAAGCTGGATATTGTGGCCGCCAAGATCGTGAAAGTCACGCGCGAACTTGCCGAGCAGCATTATGCAAGCCTGAAAGATAAGCCGTTCTTCGAAGACCTGTTGAAGTATTTGATGGGCGAGTACCACAAAAAGAAGGTCATGGCGCTCGTATATTGGGGCGAAGACGCGATAGCTAAAGTAAGGCAGATATGCGGCGCGACCAATCCGGAAGAAGCCGATCCGGTCTCGATACGAGGGGCATACGGCAGGATTACCACTAAAGGCGTGTACGAGAACGTAATACACGCTTCAGCGAATCAGGAAGACGCCGAGCGGGAGATAAAGCTCTGGTTCCAGCCCGATGAAATAATAGCCGACCTCTATCCCGCCAAGAACGTTAAAAAAACGGTCGAGAGGAGCACCTGGGCATGA
- a CDS encoding ParB/RepB/Spo0J family partition protein: MEKRALGKGLGALITPTDTERSFQENIMNIPISQIKTNKYQPRVDFNKERLEELVSSIREKGVVQPVLVRRTTEGYELIAGERRLRAVRSLGIEKIPAIVRNVNDVDMLEISLIENIQREELNAMEEAIAFQKFITDFGFTQEKIAKVLGKDRSTIANTIRLLGLPKKIQDYIVDGTITAGHARALLPLPTEIDQMRVCTLIVKKGLSVREAENIVSSKSYGMRKITPKSDNNMADIESELQHALGTRVKVFHGKKRGRIMIEYYSTDDLNRILGILGSKKP; the protein is encoded by the coding sequence ATGGAAAAGCGAGCTCTTGGTAAGGGATTAGGGGCGCTCATCACTCCTACTGATACAGAACGTTCGTTCCAGGAAAATATCATGAATATTCCAATTTCGCAGATAAAGACGAATAAATATCAGCCGCGTGTTGACTTCAATAAGGAAAGGCTGGAAGAGCTTGTAAGTTCAATAAGAGAAAAAGGCGTTGTGCAGCCGGTCCTGGTCAGGAGAACAACGGAAGGCTATGAGTTGATAGCAGGCGAGAGGCGTCTCAGGGCTGTCAGGTCTCTGGGGATAGAAAAGATCCCCGCGATTGTAAGAAATGTAAATGATGTTGATATGCTAGAGATATCCCTGATAGAAAATATCCAGCGCGAGGAACTTAACGCCATGGAAGAGGCAATCGCTTTCCAGAAATTCATCACAGACTTCGGTTTTACACAGGAGAAGATCGCTAAAGTCCTGGGCAAAGATCGTTCAACTATAGCCAACACAATAAGGTTGCTGGGTTTGCCCAAAAAGATACAGGATTATATAGTGGATGGCACTATAACGGCCGGCCACGCCAGGGCGCTTTTGCCGCTCCCGACGGAGATCGACCAGATGCGCGTCTGCACTCTGATCGTAAAGAAAGGCCTCTCAGTAAGGGAGGCAGAGAACATCGTGAGCAGCAAGTCCTACGGCATGCGGAAGATCACGCCTAAAAGTGACAATAACATGGCCGACATCGAAAGCGAGCTTCAGCATGCGCTGGGAACGCGCGTCAAAGTCTTTCACGGAAAGAAGCGCGGCAGGATAATGATAGAGTATTATTCTACAGATGACCTGAACCGTATTCTGGGGATACTCGGGTCGAAAAAACCTTGA
- the rpmH gene encoding 50S ribosomal protein L34 has translation MKYNLRPKSNLKRKRKHGFRKRMKDRWGRAVLKRRRQKGRHKLTV, from the coding sequence ATGAAATATAATCTGAGACCAAAATCTAATCTCAAGAGGAAGAGAAAACACGGGTTCAGGAAGAGGATGAAGGACCGCTGGGGCAGGGCCGTTTTGAAAAGAAGGAGACAGAAGGGCCGCCATAAACTGACGGTATGA
- the dnaN gene encoding DNA polymerase III subunit beta, translating to MKFNTTKDILLKGIQSVQTAINTKSSLPILSNILIEAKDENIIMTTTDLDIGIVSKIPVKPAITGAITVPAKKFSDIIKELPDNESISISVKKNNVVNIDCGKNTFKVMGLPREEFPQLPELKDKDSINLPQKKLKTMLKMTSFAISRDETRYVLNGVLFVVKPSFIRLVATDGRRLASIEEKMQLPKSMERKFIVPTKAVNELDKILGEDGEVKIFFGDNQVFFDAGQTRLVSRLIEGEFPNYEQVIPKEAKEKIVVSRSALLSAVKRVALFTNPDSMAIKVELGKDKIIASKNSPYLGEARVEVDADYKGKELSVGFNPDYLADLLKNVDQEMINFELVDAEKPGAVRVGSEYVYVVLPMQLG from the coding sequence ATGAAATTCAACACAACGAAAGATATTCTGTTAAAAGGCATACAGAGCGTGCAAACGGCTATAAACACAAAATCGAGCCTTCCTATATTATCCAACATACTGATAGAGGCAAAGGATGAGAATATTATAATGACGACAACAGACCTTGATATAGGTATAGTCTCAAAGATACCGGTAAAGCCCGCCATAACAGGCGCGATCACGGTGCCCGCTAAGAAGTTTTCTGATATAATAAAAGAGCTGCCGGATAACGAGAGTATATCGATATCCGTAAAAAAGAACAATGTGGTGAATATCGATTGCGGCAAAAACACATTCAAGGTGATGGGCCTTCCCAGGGAAGAGTTTCCGCAGCTGCCGGAATTGAAAGACAAGGATTCTATAAACCTGCCGCAGAAGAAGTTGAAGACGATGCTCAAGATGACGAGTTTCGCGATAAGCCGTGACGAGACAAGATATGTGCTTAACGGCGTCCTCTTTGTGGTGAAACCGTCGTTTATCAGGCTGGTAGCGACGGACGGCCGCAGGCTGGCCTCGATAGAGGAAAAGATGCAGCTCCCAAAATCGATGGAGCGGAAGTTTATAGTCCCGACAAAAGCTGTTAACGAGCTGGATAAGATACTGGGAGAAGACGGAGAGGTTAAGATCTTCTTTGGGGATAACCAGGTCTTCTTTGACGCGGGACAAACGAGGCTCGTTTCCAGGCTCATCGAGGGCGAATTCCCGAATTACGAGCAGGTTATACCGAAAGAAGCGAAGGAGAAGATAGTGGTGTCGAGGAGCGCGCTCCTGTCCGCCGTGAAGAGGGTGGCGCTCTTTACGAACCCGGACTCAATGGCCATCAAGGTAGAGTTAGGTAAGGATAAGATCATAGCGTCCAAGAACAGCCCGTACCTGGGGGAAGCGCGCGTCGAGGTCGACGCGGATTATAAAGGTAAGGAGTTGTCTGTGGGTTTTAATCCGGATTACCTCGCGGACCTCCTGAAGAACGTGGACCAGGAGATGATAAATTTCGAGCTTGTGGACGCTGAGAAACCCGGCGCGGTAAGGGTCGGGAGCGAATATGTGTACGTAGTTCTGCCGATGCAGTTGGGATGA
- a CDS encoding DUF721 domain-containing protein produces MMRRDKDKTREAGKDKKSIEDILKRVIKTLGPEKRLSEEDIIEIWKEAVGEAGASHSRPVSLRKSNMIVNVDGSSWLYELTTKKREILKKLEGRLKGKKLKDIRFRIGEIK; encoded by the coding sequence ATGATGAGACGCGATAAAGACAAGACTCGGGAGGCCGGCAAGGACAAGAAGTCCATAGAGGATATTTTAAAGCGCGTCATAAAGACTCTGGGACCCGAGAAGCGTCTCAGCGAAGAAGATATAATTGAAATATGGAAAGAGGCTGTGGGAGAGGCGGGGGCCTCGCACTCGCGGCCGGTTTCGCTCAGGAAGTCGAACATGATAGTCAATGTGGACGGGTCGAGCTGGTTGTACGAACTTACCACGAAGAAGAGGGAGATCCTGAAGAAGCTCGAGGGAAGGTTGAAGGGGAAGAAGCTTAAAGATATACGGTTCAGGATAGGCGAGATTAAATAA
- the yidD gene encoding membrane protein insertion efficiency factor YidD, whose amino-acid sequence MKRALILLLKFYRNCLSPYKLQCCRFYPSCSEYAISAIEKHGAFYGLFKAAKRILRCHPFSKGGYDPV is encoded by the coding sequence ATGAAAAGAGCGCTGATTCTGTTATTAAAATTTTATCGTAACTGCTTGTCACCATACAAGTTACAATGCTGCAGATTTTATCCTTCCTGCTCTGAATACGCTATATCGGCAATAGAAAAACACGGAGCTTTTTACGGACTTTTCAAAGCCGCGAAACGGATACTGCGATGCCACCCTTTTTCGAAGGGCGGGTATGATCCGGTGTAG